A single region of the bacterium genome encodes:
- a CDS encoding class I SAM-dependent methyltransferase: protein MLIKILLIILVVFIGWQILIRVFRKLFHFPAPAFIGRFLDSNYRRKAQPPDKLIERSGIRKGMKVLDLGCGNGAFTTFVARIVGEDGIVYALDIQPDMLRQLEDKLNKLENKDIKNIKLIESDAYELPFENDSLDLVYMVTVLQEIPDRQKALKEVKRVLKSDGILAVSELLPDPDYVLKSTAIKICKRAGFILDKVSGNIWNYTVRFKKP from the coding sequence ATGTTAATCAAAATTTTATTAATAATTTTAGTAGTTTTTATTGGATGGCAGATTTTAATCAGAGTTTTTAGGAAACTGTTTCATTTCCCCGCCCCAGCTTTTATTGGACGCTTTTTAGATAGTAATTATAGAAGAAAAGCACAACCACCAGATAAGCTAATAGAGCGTAGCGGAATTAGGAAGGGTATGAAGGTTTTAGACCTTGGCTGTGGAAACGGAGCATTTACCACTTTTGTGGCTAGGATTGTTGGTGAAGATGGGATAGTTTATGCGCTTGATATTCAGCCAGATATGTTAAGGCAGTTGGAAGATAAGTTAAACAAACTAGAAAATAAAGATATTAAAAATATAAAGTTAATTGAAAGTGATGCTTATGAACTGCCGTTTGAGAATGATTCTTTGGATTTAGTTTATATGGTAACTGTTCTTCAAGAAATACCTGATAGACAGAAGGCGTTAAAAGAAGTTAAAAGGGTATTAAAATCAGACGGGATTTTGGCAGTGAGCGAGCTTTTACCTGACCCAGATTATGTTTTAAAATCAACTGCCATCAAGATATGTAAAAGGGCGGGGTTTATTCTGGATAAAGTTTCAGGGAATATCTGGAATTATACTGTCAGATTCAAAAAGCCATAA
- the secA gene encoding preprotein translocase subunit SecA has protein sequence MSVIDRIFGNPNEKYLKSLESLIDKINSLEKEFEGFSDEKLGEKTLELKQRLSKAEALDAILPEAFALVRESAKRTLKQRHFDVQLLGGVVLHQGKIAQMLTGEGKTLVATLPLYLNALEDKGCHLITVNDYLAKRDTVWMGQIYHLLGLKTGCITHESSYIYDPEYKIEAENQDDKDKERDELGSFKVVQSFLKPCTKKEAYAADITYGTNNEFGFDYLRDNMVYDLSDKAQRDFNFAIIDEVDSILIDEARTPLIISAPGQESSKMYQEFAKIIPHLKETRDYEIDEKLRTVTLTEEGINGIEKLLGMTDIYQEWGIKYLHHLEQALRAEVLFKKDRDYVVKDDQIIIVDEFTGRLLPGRRWSGGLHQAIEAKENTRVQPESLTMATVTFQNYFRMYKKMAGMTGTAITSAEEFAKVYGLEVIIVPPNRPLVRKDLPDKVLKSEDGKLKAVVQEIRKRYETDQPVLVGTRSVEKNEFLGKLLDREGIPHQILNAKQHEKEGQIIAQAGKLGAVTIATNMAGRGVDIILGGNPPNPEEARRVKEIGGLHIIGTERHDARRIDNQLRGRGGRQGDSGSSQFFLSLEDDLLRIFGGEKIQGLMEMLKIPEDQPIEASMISKAIEEAQSKIEGFNLDMRSHLLEYDDVINKHRETIYRKRKEILEKSADDLKSSILEILKKHGFSQDDYLKKEKEIGEEKLRQVERFVFLRVIDSFWVDHLENLESLQDAVKLRAYGQKDPLVEFKNEAHRMFQGLLTTVEAEAARVIDGMKPGPQPKATTSFPAAQRAGEKVGRNDPCPCGSGKKYKKCCMNKY, from the coding sequence ATGTCCGTCATAGATAGAATCTTTGGCAACCCAAACGAAAAATACCTTAAAAGCCTGGAGTCCCTGATCGATAAAATCAATTCTCTGGAAAAGGAATTTGAAGGTTTTTCTGACGAGAAGCTAGGGGAAAAGACTCTCGAGCTCAAACAAAGGCTGTCAAAGGCTGAAGCTTTGGATGCAATCCTGCCAGAAGCTTTCGCCTTGGTCAGAGAGTCGGCTAAAAGAACTTTAAAACAACGGCATTTTGACGTCCAGCTTTTAGGCGGCGTCGTCCTTCACCAGGGAAAAATCGCCCAGATGCTGACCGGCGAAGGAAAAACCTTAGTTGCCACCCTACCCCTCTATTTAAATGCCCTAGAGGATAAAGGCTGCCACTTAATAACCGTCAACGACTATCTGGCCAAAAGAGACACCGTTTGGATGGGGCAAATCTATCATCTCTTGGGATTAAAAACCGGCTGCATCACTCACGAGTCGTCATATATTTATGATCCCGAGTATAAGATTGAAGCCGAAAACCAGGACGATAAAGACAAAGAGCGGGACGAACTCGGCAGCTTCAAGGTAGTCCAGAGTTTTCTCAAGCCCTGTACCAAAAAAGAGGCTTACGCAGCCGACATCACCTACGGCACCAACAACGAGTTTGGTTTTGACTATTTGAGAGACAACATGGTTTACGACCTCTCTGATAAAGCCCAGAGGGATTTTAACTTCGCCATTATCGACGAGGTTGACTCCATTTTGATCGACGAAGCCAGAACCCCATTGATAATTTCTGCTCCCGGCCAGGAATCCTCAAAAATGTACCAGGAGTTCGCCAAAATCATTCCCCATTTAAAAGAAACTCGGGATTATGAAATCGACGAAAAGCTGCGGACCGTCACCCTGACCGAAGAAGGCATCAATGGAATCGAAAAACTGTTGGGAATGACCGACATTTACCAGGAATGGGGGATAAAATATCTTCACCATCTAGAACAAGCTTTGAGAGCCGAGGTCCTCTTCAAAAAAGACAGGGATTATGTGGTCAAAGACGATCAGATCATCATCGTCGACGAATTCACCGGCAGGCTCCTGCCCGGCCGGAGATGGTCGGGAGGCCTGCATCAGGCGATCGAGGCAAAAGAGAATACCAGAGTCCAGCCGGAATCCTTGACTATGGCAACCGTCACTTTCCAAAACTATTTCAGAATGTACAAAAAGATGGCCGGCATGACCGGCACCGCCATAACTTCGGCTGAAGAATTCGCCAAAGTCTACGGTCTCGAAGTGATTATCGTTCCTCCTAACAGGCCCTTGGTCCGTAAAGACCTTCCGGATAAAGTTCTGAAAAGCGAAGACGGCAAGCTCAAAGCGGTCGTCCAAGAGATTAGAAAGAGATACGAAACCGACCAGCCGGTTCTGGTCGGCACAAGATCGGTTGAGAAGAACGAATTTCTAGGCAAACTCTTAGACAGAGAAGGCATTCCTCACCAGATTTTGAACGCCAAGCAGCACGAGAAAGAAGGCCAGATAATCGCCCAGGCAGGCAAATTGGGAGCAGTCACCATCGCCACTAACATGGCCGGCAGAGGAGTTGATATTATCTTGGGCGGTAATCCACCTAATCCTGAGGAAGCTCGAAGGGTGAAGGAGATCGGCGGGCTCCATATTATCGGCACCGAAAGGCACGACGCCCGGAGAATCGACAACCAATTAAGAGGCAGAGGCGGCCGGCAGGGGGACTCGGGATCCTCGCAATTCTTCCTGTCATTAGAGGACGACCTCCTAAGAATCTTTGGCGGAGAGAAAATCCAGGGCCTGATGGAGATGCTGAAAATCCCGGAAGACCAGCCGATTGAGGCTTCGATGATCTCAAAGGCGATCGAAGAAGCCCAGTCAAAGATCGAAGGCTTTAATCTCGACATGAGAAGCCACTTGCTGGAATACGACGACGTCATCAATAAGCACCGGGAAACGATCTATCGGAAGCGAAAAGAGATTCTCGAGAAATCCGCAGACGACTTGAAATCTTCAATTCTCGAAATCCTCAAAAAGCACGGTTTCAGCCAGGACGATTACTTAAAGAAAGAAAAGGAAATCGGCGAAGAAAAACTCCGCCAGGTTGAAAGATTCGTTTTCCTCAGGGTGATCGACAGCTTCTGGGTAGATCATCTGGAAAACCTCGAATCTCTCCAGGACGCCGTCAAATTAAGAGCCTACGGGCAGAAAGACCCTCTGGTTGAATTCAAAAACGAGGCCCACCGGATGTTCCAGGGCCTATTAACCACGGTTGAGGCTGAAGCCGCCAGAGTCATTGACGGCATGAAGCCCGGCCCCCAGCCAAAAGCCACAACGTCTTTTCCTGCGGCTCAAAGAGCCGGAGAAAAAGTCGGTCGTAATGATCCTTGCCCGTGCGGGAGCGGAAAGAAGTATAAGAAATGTTGTATGAATAAGTATTAA
- a CDS encoding tyrosine--tRNA ligase, with translation MTTENRLKLIKEVGEEIISEEELRRLLETEKNLVAYDGFEPSGQIHIAQGILRAINVNKMIKAGVKFKMWVADWHAMANNKMGGDLEKIKTVGKYFIEVWKACGMDLKNVEFLWASDMAKNPDYWKLVVQVGKSNALRRFVRTAEMMGREESLDNLTGAHIIYSCMQVADIFTLGAKITQLGMDQRKVNMLAREIGPQLGFWKPVVVSHHMLMGLGKPASASEDKITRTVELKMSKSRPETSIFMTDTKEDIARKIGKAWCPEGEIKENPILEYCRYIIFERFSKMTIERPTKFGGDITVKSFTELEALFAAKQIHPQDLKQAVAKLINELIEPVRQHFNENKEAKALLEKVKSFEVTR, from the coding sequence ATGACTACCGAAAATAGGTTAAAACTCATCAAAGAAGTGGGGGAGGAGATTATCTCTGAAGAAGAACTGCGGCGTCTTTTGGAAACCGAGAAAAACTTGGTCGCCTATGACGGCTTTGAGCCCTCGGGCCAGATTCACATCGCCCAGGGGATTTTGCGCGCCATCAATGTCAATAAAATGATAAAGGCGGGGGTAAAGTTCAAGATGTGGGTGGCTGACTGGCACGCCATGGCTAACAATAAAATGGGAGGCGACTTGGAAAAGATCAAAACTGTAGGCAAATATTTTATTGAGGTCTGGAAGGCCTGCGGCATGGACTTAAAAAACGTAGAGTTTTTGTGGGCCTCGGATATGGCCAAAAACCCTGATTACTGGAAACTAGTGGTCCAAGTGGGTAAATCTAACGCCTTGAGGCGTTTTGTCAGAACCGCAGAAATGATGGGCAGGGAGGAATCTCTTGACAATCTAACCGGCGCCCATATTATTTATTCCTGCATGCAGGTAGCAGACATCTTCACTCTGGGAGCCAAAATTACCCAATTGGGCATGGACCAGCGAAAAGTTAATATGTTAGCCAGGGAAATCGGGCCGCAATTAGGCTTTTGGAAACCGGTCGTTGTCAGCCACCACATGCTCATGGGCTTGGGCAAGCCAGCGAGCGCCTCTGAGGACAAAATTACCAGAACGGTTGAGTTAAAAATGTCCAAGTCACGGCCCGAAACTTCAATTTTTATGACCGACACTAAAGAAGACATTGCCCGGAAAATTGGCAAGGCCTGGTGCCCGGAAGGGGAAATCAAGGAAAATCCGATCCTGGAATACTGCCGCTATATCATTTTTGAGAGATTCTCCAAAATGACGATTGAGCGGCCGACAAAATTCGGCGGCGACATTACCGTTAAATCATTTACGGAACTGGAGGCTTTGTTCGCAGCAAAACAAATCCATCCTCAAGACCTCAAACAAGCGGTAGCGAAACTCATCAATGAACTAATTGAGCCGGTCAGGCAGCATTTCAACGAAAACAAAGAAGCAAAAGCCCTGCTTGAAAAGGTGAAAAGTTTTGAAGTGACCAGGTAA
- a CDS encoding helix-turn-helix domain-containing protein, which produces MNKQITSSQLQSFGLDEIEIKIYLYLLENGAKTPLDLSRETSINRSMIYRYLGKLKDKKLVEESNIGRGLKLKASDPANLQLLIHEQEYQLQKQKDLLPQVIKDLSVLPSHLQNEFEIKQYHGSEGLKQMLWNQLSANKEIFLYGYQTRNEIVGASFADKVREEQIRRKITLYEIEEEVDPGNFTGSFTYTKVRNWKKYYVPRYIDPKVLKIRQYTSIFNDTVSVMNWENGQKVGVEIINSLYASMQKQLFWLIWEKIAVKPKRPTLKK; this is translated from the coding sequence ATGAACAAACAAATAACTTCGTCACAATTACAATCATTCGGCCTAGATGAGATTGAAATCAAAATCTACCTGTATCTCTTAGAAAACGGGGCCAAGACTCCGCTTGATCTTTCTCGTGAGACAAGCATCAACCGATCAATGATCTACCGGTACCTGGGCAAACTTAAAGATAAGAAGCTCGTGGAAGAGTCCAATATCGGCCGCGGCTTAAAACTTAAAGCGTCCGATCCGGCCAATCTGCAGCTTTTGATCCACGAGCAAGAATACCAATTGCAAAAACAGAAAGATCTGCTGCCGCAGGTGATAAAGGATTTATCCGTTCTTCCTTCTCACCTGCAGAACGAGTTTGAGATTAAGCAATACCACGGTTCAGAAGGGCTTAAACAGATGTTGTGGAATCAGCTTTCCGCCAATAAAGAAATCTTTCTTTACGGCTACCAGACAAGAAACGAGATTGTCGGGGCTTCTTTTGCCGATAAAGTCAGAGAAGAGCAGATACGAAGAAAAATTACTCTCTATGAAATAGAAGAGGAAGTTGATCCGGGAAACTTTACCGGCAGTTTTACCTATACAAAAGTACGGAATTGGAAAAAGTATTACGTCCCCCGCTATATCGATCCGAAGGTCTTGAAGATTCGCCAGTACACCTCGATTTTTAACGACACCGTCTCGGTTATGAATTGGGAAAACGGCCAGAAGGTTGGCGTGGAAATCATCAATTCTCTCTATGCTTCCATGCAAAAGCAGCTGTTCTGGCTCATATGGGAAAAAATAGCGGTTAAGCCAAAACGTCCAACTTTAAAGAAGTAG
- a CDS encoding NUDIX hydrolase, translating into MSLKLSAAVVIKNDEEEILLVMQSSEKGESAGQWGPPAGHKEDRDPSVMATAIREAKEEAGVDVLLELSEGLYLSGPAHPIGMFKGPDTWGFVFKAIIADTQKHPLAGDVVKTSWFNEEEIHTLFTNDRLYRPGINLPFLVSRLSVEEKNFLLAEHAKKNIKIYPSLD; encoded by the coding sequence ATGTCCCTTAAATTATCTGCAGCCGTGGTTATTAAGAACGACGAGGAGGAAATTCTTTTAGTTATGCAATCTAGTGAAAAAGGGGAAAGCGCTGGTCAGTGGGGACCACCTGCGGGCCATAAGGAAGATAGGGATCCCTCGGTTATGGCAACCGCTATTCGTGAAGCAAAAGAAGAAGCGGGGGTGGATGTTTTACTCGAGCTTTCCGAAGGTCTTTATTTGTCCGGTCCAGCTCATCCGATTGGTATGTTCAAGGGGCCTGACACTTGGGGTTTCGTATTCAAGGCGATAATAGCAGATACCCAAAAACATCCCTTAGCCGGCGATGTTGTCAAAACCAGCTGGTTCAACGAAGAAGAAATCCATACTCTATTCACAAATGACCGTCTCTATAGGCCAGGAATCAACCTTCCTTTTCTTGTGAGTAGGCTTTCCGTGGAAGAGAAAAATTTCCTTCTAGCCGAACATGCCAAAAAGAATATAAAAATATATCCCTCATTAGACTAA
- a CDS encoding alpha/beta hydrolase → MDNKYAILKYFKIHYLESGKGECIILLPSLWVTSKSYRSFGEKLKDKFRVIIPDLGNTGRSSGKRLISSFDDYATLLDEFLGVIGVEKSFLVGVSFSGMIAVKYATKFPDKVKGLFLASTALIPVKIKMALLRGLLLGYTLLFLDNLRYRGGLKVNFLWFGDGLIDLIKHPRQFIQDALIAKKTLKNKISELMVPALLLLPAYEPFIPQKSYKDIEGEIKQINNLRIENISGSHGWFFLRPGEFVGMIEKFIEELK, encoded by the coding sequence ATGGATAATAAATACGCTATTCTAAAATATTTTAAGATTCATTATTTGGAAAGCGGTAAAGGAGAATGTATTATTTTATTACCCTCTTTATGGGTGACCAGCAAATCTTACAGATCTTTTGGCGAGAAATTAAAAGATAAATTCAGAGTTATAATTCCTGACCTAGGCAATACAGGCAGGTCTTCGGGCAAAAGATTGATTTCTTCGTTTGACGATTACGCAACCCTTTTAGATGAATTTTTAGGAGTCATTGGGGTTGAAAAAAGCTTTTTAGTCGGTGTTTCATTCAGCGGCATGATAGCTGTCAAATATGCGACTAAATTTCCAGACAAAGTAAAGGGTTTATTTCTAGCAAGCACGGCCCTGATTCCTGTTAAAATTAAAATGGCTCTATTAAGAGGATTGCTTTTAGGGTATACTTTACTATTTTTAGATAACTTGCGTTATAGAGGCGGGCTGAAAGTCAATTTCTTATGGTTTGGAGATGGGCTTATTGATTTGATAAAACACCCCAGACAATTTATACAGGATGCGTTAATAGCTAAGAAGACGCTTAAAAACAAGATCAGCGAATTAATGGTTCCGGCTCTTTTACTCTTACCCGCTTACGAACCATTTATTCCGCAGAAATCTTATAAAGACATAGAAGGAGAAATTAAACAGATTAATAATTTGAGGATAGAGAATATTTCTGGTTCTCATGGCTGGTTCTTTTTGAGACCAGGGGAGTTTGTCGGAATGATAGAGAAATTCATTGAAGAGTTGAAATAA
- a CDS encoding Type 1 glutamine amidotransferase-like domain-containing protein, whose amino-acid sequence MKLYLFGGAEIQPNQVPCLKKLIKETIVSLRPKQVFHIPFSRLHSTEEDWKEGWFKKTMNDTGIELLDARNEKDIQKANKPLIFINGGHGRYDLLYGVKNNQKILQLVLVADFIVAESAGSMLMGERQSRSRDKNEIIEGLGILKNTIIEPHYSERNYQQLLKQEMEKSGMKYGIGIDCLTAIVVDPKEFPSKWGKIGAGNVEIVVSEN is encoded by the coding sequence ATGAAATTGTATCTATTTGGCGGCGCGGAAATTCAACCCAACCAAGTTCCTTGCTTAAAAAAACTTATAAAGGAAACTATTGTTTCTCTTCGTCCTAAACAAGTTTTTCATATTCCTTTCTCCCGCCTTCATTCCACAGAAGAAGATTGGAAAGAAGGCTGGTTTAAGAAAACCATGAACGATACTGGTATAGAACTTCTTGACGCGCGAAACGAGAAAGATATACAGAAGGCAAATAAACCCCTTATTTTTATTAATGGCGGACATGGTCGTTACGATCTTCTTTATGGAGTAAAAAATAACCAGAAAATTCTTCAATTAGTATTGGTTGCTGACTTTATTGTCGCAGAGTCAGCCGGATCGATGCTAATGGGAGAACGCCAAAGCCGCTCAAGAGATAAAAACGAGATAATTGAGGGTTTGGGAATACTCAAAAACACAATTATTGAACCTCATTACTCTGAGAGAAATTACCAACAACTTCTGAAACAAGAAATGGAAAAGTCTGGAATGAAATACGGCATAGGAATTGATTGCCTAACAGCAATAGTCGTAGACCCAAAAGAATTCCCGTCAAAGTGGGGCAAAATCGGAGCGGGAAATGTCGAGATCGTTGTTTCTGAAAACTAA
- a CDS encoding NTP transferase domain-containing protein, with amino-acid sequence MKAIILAGGNQTRFGKTVLEQSKVLYPLPDGKTILSNILDQLDRVNLEEIIVSICDKDVIATYVEGLKMNYKTPISLDKRLLPGLGNYFFNSTQHLPATYIFGDIYFPDKTITEYFANINQYAKFTGMIGVNRNPVGDYIVEINGDLVTAIKKGMEGDYYTCGVFTIFDPKITEKLTFSDKMTDIFAELPRNGYKLGYKELKGKLIDIDTPDKISELKSLFK; translated from the coding sequence ATGAAAGCAATTATTCTAGCGGGCGGCAATCAAACAAGATTCGGCAAAACCGTTTTAGAACAATCTAAAGTTTTGTATCCGCTTCCCGATGGCAAAACGATATTGTCTAATATCCTCGATCAACTTGACCGAGTAAATCTTGAAGAAATAATCGTTAGCATATGCGATAAGGATGTTATCGCAACCTACGTGGAGGGGTTAAAAATGAATTATAAAACTCCGATCTCGCTCGACAAAAGGCTTTTACCTGGTCTGGGAAACTACTTTTTCAATTCAACTCAGCACCTGCCTGCCACTTATATATTCGGAGATATATATTTCCCCGATAAAACAATAACTGAATACTTTGCTAATATTAATCAGTATGCCAAATTTACCGGGATGATAGGTGTTAATAGAAATCCTGTAGGTGATTATATCGTCGAAATAAATGGCGATCTAGTAACCGCTATAAAGAAAGGAATGGAAGGGGATTATTATACCTGTGGCGTCTTTACTATTTTTGATCCTAAAATAACAGAAAAGTTAACGTTCTCAGATAAAATGACTGACATATTCGCCGAACTGCCACGAAATGGCTATAAACTAGGATATAAAGAACTAAAAGGAAAACTTATCGATATTGATACGCCGGATAAAATTAGCGAGTTGAAGTCTTTATTCAAATAA
- a CDS encoding histidine phosphatase family protein: MKIYLIRHGETTGDIEDRYGGDYDDHLSELGRKEAQDLAQRVKDFGIEKIFCSHRIRAKETAEILRRELGCDIEIVQNMRERNQYGILTGMVKSEAKQKYPDLPELLKDYRNTIEGAENYDDFSKRVHGALVKIAAMNYKIIAVVTHGGPIKAVLRKIKFEFDYKMKDCAFAEMEAEETKLTPVRLDGIEPKT; this comes from the coding sequence ATGAAAATATATCTCATTAGACACGGCGAAACAACTGGCGACATCGAGGATAGATATGGCGGTGATTACGACGACCATCTAAGCGAGCTGGGCCGGAAAGAAGCCCAAGATCTAGCACAAAGGGTAAAAGATTTTGGAATTGAAAAGATATTTTGCAGTCATCGAATCCGAGCTAAAGAAACGGCAGAAATACTAAGAAGGGAGTTAGGGTGTGATATTGAGATCGTCCAAAATATGAGAGAACGGAATCAATACGGAATTCTGACAGGTATGGTCAAGTCCGAAGCTAAACAAAAATACCCTGATTTACCCGAACTTCTAAAAGATTATCGTAATACTATCGAAGGGGCTGAGAATTATGATGATTTTTCGAAAAGGGTACACGGTGCGTTAGTAAAAATCGCCGCGATGAATTATAAGATTATTGCCGTCGTAACTCACGGAGGTCCAATTAAAGCGGTTTTAAGAAAAATTAAGTTTGAATTCGACTATAAGATGAAAGACTGTGCTTTTGCTGAAATGGAAGCCGAGGAAACTAAACTAACTCCTGTAAGATTGGATGGGATCGAACCGAAAACCTAG
- a CDS encoding YbaK/EbsC family protein: MPISAKLAKFLSQNKVKYEEIKHRQVFTGLDKAATLRAKPNLIAKTIILKSGKDLAMAVLAANRNLNKKKFAKASKLKNPDFVSEILIKNRIKGFKVGAIPPFGQLFKMLSFIDRGLFKEKMVFVSAGNYETSLKLSPKVLEKLGAAKADFSEVKKITKPKKAAKTKTKK; encoded by the coding sequence ATGCCTATTTCCGCCAAATTAGCCAAGTTTTTAAGCCAAAATAAGGTAAAATACGAGGAAATTAAGCACCGCCAGGTTTTTACCGGCTTGGACAAAGCCGCCACCTTGAGAGCAAAACCGAATCTTATCGCCAAAACTATAATTCTTAAGTCGGGAAAAGATTTGGCAATGGCGGTTCTGGCTGCCAATAGAAATCTGAATAAGAAGAAATTCGCCAAAGCGAGCAAGTTGAAAAACCCAGATTTTGTTTCAGAAATCCTGATCAAAAACAGAATAAAAGGGTTTAAGGTTGGGGCGATTCCGCCGTTTGGACAGTTATTCAAGATGCTAAGTTTTATTGACAGGGGATTATTCAAAGAAAAGATGGTTTTCGTTTCGGCCGGAAATTACGAAACGTCTTTGAAGCTATCGCCTAAAGTCTTGGAAAAATTAGGCGCTGCTAAAGCCGACTTTTCCGAGGTTAAAAAGATAACAAAACCAAAGAAAGCGGCAAAGACAAAGACAAAGAAATAA
- a CDS encoding phospholipid carrier-dependent glycosyltransferase yields the protein MRFLKENYPLVILLVLVLATRFLFLSYPAEVVFDEVHFGKFVSAYFTHKYYFDIHPPLGKLMIAGIANLFGFNPENNFEKIGEAANARILFSLRFLPALFGSLFVLVIYKIILVLGGSRRAAFLGGFLIAFDNAFLVESKFVLVDSFLFFFGFSSLLVFLLSQRQENRFKKHLFYFSSMALAGLAFSIKWTGLSFLGINLLFSFFSFLKTINLKRFLKFSAEIFISLALFALVYVLPFAVHFKLLPLSGPGDAFMSQGFQETLTKGKYLSFGAKFIELNQKMFAYNANLEKSHPDASRWNEWPFMRKPVWYWEKNESGKNANIYLVGNPLVWIPSFIVLFSGIFLMKEKKWQAFLLLFGFLANFLPFIFVKRAAFVYHYLPALTFAVILFSLWWGKVMEKRPLGLFLGYLSLVMAGFLIVSPLSYGLPISAKAAAVYKILVGLLH from the coding sequence ATGAGGTTTTTAAAGGAGAACTATCCCTTAGTGATTTTGTTGGTTCTGGTTTTGGCCACCAGGTTTTTGTTTTTGAGTTACCCCGCCGAGGTGGTTTTCGACGAAGTCCATTTCGGCAAGTTTGTTTCCGCCTACTTCACCCATAAATATTATTTTGACATCCATCCGCCCCTGGGTAAATTAATGATTGCCGGAATTGCCAACCTTTTTGGCTTTAACCCGGAAAACAACTTTGAAAAGATAGGTGAAGCGGCTAATGCCAGAATCTTGTTTTCTTTGAGATTTTTGCCGGCCCTGTTCGGCAGCCTTTTTGTCTTGGTGATCTACAAAATCATTCTCGTCCTGGGCGGTTCCAGGAGAGCGGCTTTTCTCGGCGGCTTCCTAATAGCCTTTGACAACGCTTTTCTGGTTGAGTCAAAGTTCGTCTTGGTCGACAGTTTCCTGTTCTTTTTCGGGTTCTCGTCGCTGTTAGTTTTTTTGCTCTCGCAAAGGCAGGAAAACCGGTTCAAGAAACACCTGTTCTATTTTTCCTCGATGGCCCTGGCCGGCTTGGCTTTTTCTATAAAGTGGACCGGCCTGTCTTTTTTAGGAATTAATCTTTTGTTCTCTTTCTTCAGTTTTCTAAAAACCATTAACTTAAAAAGATTTTTGAAGTTTTCCGCGGAAATCTTTATTTCCCTGGCGCTGTTTGCTCTTGTCTACGTCCTGCCCTTCGCCGTTCATTTTAAGCTTCTTCCTTTATCTGGACCAGGAGACGCTTTTATGAGCCAGGGTTTTCAGGAAACTCTGACTAAGGGGAAATATCTGTCTTTTGGAGCAAAGTTTATTGAGCTGAATCAAAAGATGTTCGCTTACAACGCCAACTTAGAGAAAAGCCACCCCGACGCCAGCAGATGGAACGAATGGCCGTTTATGAGAAAGCCGGTTTGGTATTGGGAGAAAAATGAGTCTGGGAAAAACGCTAACATTTACCTCGTGGGAAATCCCCTGGTTTGGATACCTTCGTTTATTGTCTTGTTTTCCGGCATTTTTCTCATGAAGGAGAAGAAATGGCAGGCTTTTCTCCTGTTATTCGGATTTCTTGCCAATTTTCTCCCCTTCATCTTTGTCAAAAGGGCGGCTTTCGTCTACCACTATTTGCCGGCATTAACTTTTGCGGTCATCCTCTTTTCTTTGTGGTGGGGAAAAGTCATGGAAAAACGCCCCCTGGGGCTTTTCCTTGGGTATTTGAGCCTGGTAATGGCAGGTTTTTTAATAGTTTCTCCTCTAAGCTATGGTTTACCCATTTCTGCAAAGGCAGCCGCCGTCTATAAGATTTTAGTCGGCCTCTTGCACTAA